The Sulfurimonas hongkongensis genomic interval AGCTCCACGACTCACTTCCTCCTATGATAAAGAGTGAGTTTGATGAGGTTTATACAAGAAGCTTTAGTGAGAACTCTTTTGCTAGGTTTGATGACAAGCCTATTGCATCTGCGTCTATTGGGCAGGTTCATGTAGCCTTTACTCATGAAGGACAAAAAGTAGCGGTAAAACTTCGCCGCTCTAGCATCTACTCCCAAGTGATGGCAGATATTAAGATCATCAAAAGCTTTAACACTCTTTTTAAACCTCTCTTTTCCCATCATACAAAAAACTCTATAGAAGCTGTAATAGTTGAGTTTTCAAAGATGATAAAAGAAGAAGTTAGCCTTACTAAAGAGTTGAGTAACTTAGTGAAGTTTTCATCCATCTATAAAGATGCAGGCATTAAGTTTCCTGTTCCGCTACCAGAATTTTGTAGTGATGATGCACTTGTTATGAGTTTTGAAGAGGGTTTTAGGTTTGATGATAAAGAGAGTATCTTTGAGCATGAGATAGACTTTAGGGCTATCATTGCAAAACTTGTTGATTTTTATACGACTCAGATGCTCATAAATGGTTACTTTCATGCTGACCCACACCCTGGAAATCTCTTAGTCTCTAAAGATGGTGAGCTTATACTTCTTGATTTTGGGATGGTAAAGAGTGTTCCAAACTACGCAAGAGTAGCCATCATCGAGCTTATAAAAGCTGCAAATGAGCAAGATTATGAACGCTATATTGCAGCAAACAAAAAACTTGGAACCATCGCTTATGAAGCTCCAACTGAGCTTTTAGCGGAGTTTAGTGCTAAGATGTTTGAGATATTTTCAAATGAAAATCTTAGCAGTGAGTCTATGCAAGAGTTAGCTTTTGAAGTCTTAGAG includes:
- a CDS encoding ABC1 kinase family protein, encoding MDSRKYYSPRRVYKVFNFLLTIYLVIKKKKSFLGFKVLKPKELKETIIFLGASFIKLAQVLATRSDFFDKEYLDELKELHDSLPPMIKSEFDEVYTRSFSENSFARFDDKPIASASIGQVHVAFTHEGQKVAVKLRRSSIYSQVMADIKIIKSFNTLFKPLFSHHTKNSIEAVIVEFSKMIKEEVSLTKELSNLVKFSSIYKDAGIKFPVPLPEFCSDDALVMSFEEGFRFDDKESIFEHEIDFRAIIAKLVDFYTTQMLINGYFHADPHPGNLLVSKDGELILLDFGMVKSVPNYARVAIIELIKAANEQDYERYIAANKKLGTIAYEAPTELLAEFSAKMFEIFSNENLSSESMQELAFEVLETTRDLPFKLPSDAIYILRVSAIIEGLGTTYIENFNGVKDILPILQKNIPRALGAKDSILETLIDEIKDIPFIVKDFKSAIKKISSNELQVELIGDQLEWIKRDAKSEVKSYAISFALMIGAIFMMIYDKSLKEMAVVLFLAGVFKVIYR